The proteins below come from a single Cetobacterium somerae ATCC BAA-474 genomic window:
- the mutS gene encoding DNA mismatch repair protein MutS: MSVDTPLMSQYKEIKKENQDNILFFRLGDFYEMFFEDAVIASRELGLTLTSRNKEKGIEVPLAGIPYHSSAGYIGKLVAKGYKVAICEQVEDPKATKGIVKREVVRVITPGTIIDTEYLDEKSNNYLMGIVVKKETIGLTYIDITTGEFVASEKKKTEDYVYKILGEINKISPREVLIDENSYTDLEKELKQFAQLNKINISSYLKVKKSEEFLKKYFKVISLDSFGLNNKVGAIEAAAMVLEYVLELQKGNEIPVDKIIYTGSENIMELNLTTQRNLDVVASNRENGVLGTLQWILDSCRSSMGSRLLKHFLKNPSTSKEIILERQKDIEFFYKGVLLREEVREKLKDIYDIERIIGKLVLGNENARDLVALKKSILNSLEIYKILKGNPIFEIALDELVEIYNLIESSIKEEVPFSIREGGMIKDGYNAELDELHNISNNGKDTILEIENRERERTGIKGLKIKYNKVFGYFIEVTKANIHLVPADYIRKQTLANAERYIVEDLKIYEEKVLNAKDKIENLEYHLFKEISEKIKNFRTILHELAYKLSYLDVVTNFAHIATKNSYIKPEITTEGDIEIIGGRHPIVEQLVGRENFVKNSIVLNNDKNLIILTGPNMSGKSTYMKQVALILIMAHMGCYVPAEYAKIGIVDKIFTRIGASDDLVTGQSTFMLEMSEVANIVNSSTKNSFIILDEIGRGTSTFDGISIATAITEYIHDNIQAKTIFATHYHELTQLESKLNKSANFRIEVKEDEKEILFLREIVKGGADKSYGIEVARLAGLPREILDRAKEMLRVLETRKMIIERKVKKEQLILFGEFEPEIKEEPIKKEEENIIQLENEEKIVLRLLREAELDKMTPLDAFLKLNELKRILN, translated from the coding sequence TTGTCAGTAGATACACCATTAATGAGTCAATATAAAGAGATAAAAAAAGAAAATCAAGATAATATCCTATTTTTTAGGTTAGGAGATTTTTATGAGATGTTTTTTGAAGATGCAGTTATAGCTTCTAGAGAACTTGGATTAACATTAACAAGTAGAAATAAAGAAAAAGGAATAGAAGTTCCATTGGCTGGAATACCCTATCACTCTTCAGCTGGATATATAGGTAAACTTGTAGCTAAAGGATACAAAGTAGCAATATGTGAACAAGTAGAAGATCCAAAAGCAACTAAAGGTATTGTAAAAAGAGAAGTTGTAAGAGTAATAACTCCTGGAACAATAATAGATACTGAATATTTAGATGAAAAAAGTAATAATTATTTGATGGGAATTGTTGTAAAAAAAGAAACGATAGGACTAACATATATAGATATAACAACTGGAGAATTTGTAGCTAGTGAGAAAAAGAAAACAGAAGATTATGTGTATAAAATACTAGGAGAGATAAATAAAATATCTCCCAGAGAAGTTTTAATAGATGAAAATTCATATACAGATTTAGAAAAGGAATTAAAACAATTTGCTCAATTAAATAAAATAAATATTAGTTCATATTTAAAAGTAAAAAAAAGTGAAGAGTTTTTAAAAAAATATTTTAAAGTTATCTCTTTAGATAGTTTTGGTTTGAATAATAAGGTTGGAGCTATTGAGGCTGCTGCAATGGTTTTAGAATATGTATTAGAGCTGCAAAAAGGAAATGAAATTCCTGTAGATAAGATAATTTATACAGGAAGCGAAAACATAATGGAATTGAATCTTACGACACAAAGAAATTTAGATGTTGTAGCATCAAATAGAGAAAATGGTGTTCTAGGGACTTTACAATGGATTTTAGACAGTTGTAGAAGTTCTATGGGTAGTAGATTATTAAAGCATTTTTTAAAAAATCCTTCAACTTCAAAAGAGATAATTCTTGAAAGACAGAAAGACATCGAATTTTTTTATAAAGGAGTTCTTTTAAGAGAAGAAGTAAGAGAAAAATTAAAAGATATATATGATATAGAAAGAATAATTGGAAAATTAGTTTTAGGAAATGAAAATGCTAGAGATTTAGTAGCTTTAAAAAAATCAATATTAAATAGCTTAGAGATATATAAAATTTTAAAGGGCAATCCTATTTTTGAGATAGCTTTAGATGAATTAGTTGAAATTTATAACTTAATAGAAAGTAGTATAAAAGAGGAAGTTCCATTTTCTATTAGAGAAGGTGGAATGATAAAAGATGGCTACAACGCTGAGTTAGATGAACTACATAATATATCAAATAATGGAAAAGATACAATTTTAGAAATAGAAAATAGAGAAAGAGAAAGAACAGGAATAAAAGGTTTAAAAATAAAATATAATAAAGTGTTTGGATATTTTATAGAAGTAACTAAAGCTAATATCCACTTAGTTCCTGCTGATTATATAAGAAAGCAAACTCTAGCTAATGCAGAGAGATATATTGTTGAAGATTTAAAAATTTATGAAGAAAAAGTTCTAAATGCTAAAGATAAAATAGAGAATCTAGAATATCATCTTTTTAAAGAGATTTCTGAGAAAATAAAAAACTTTAGAACTATACTTCATGAATTAGCGTATAAATTGTCGTATTTAGATGTTGTAACAAATTTTGCACATATAGCAACAAAAAATAGTTACATAAAGCCCGAGATAACAACAGAGGGAGATATAGAAATAATAGGAGGAAGACATCCTATTGTAGAGCAATTAGTAGGAAGAGAAAATTTTGTTAAAAATAGTATCGTTTTAAATAATGATAAAAACTTAATAATTTTAACAGGACCAAATATGTCAGGAAAATCTACATATATGAAGCAAGTAGCATTAATTTTAATTATGGCACATATGGGTTGTTATGTTCCTGCAGAATATGCTAAAATAGGAATTGTAGATAAAATTTTTACAAGAATAGGAGCCAGTGACGATTTAGTTACAGGACAATCAACATTTATGTTAGAGATGAGTGAAGTTGCTAATATAGTAAATAGTTCTACTAAAAATTCCTTTATTATATTAGATGAAATAGGAAGAGGAACATCGACATTTGATGGAATCTCAATTGCAACAGCAATAACAGAGTATATTCATGATAATATTCAAGCTAAAACAATTTTTGCAACACACTACCATGAATTAACTCAACTAGAATCAAAGTTAAATAAATCTGCAAACTTCAGAATCGAAGTTAAAGAGGATGAAAAAGAGATTCTATTTTTAAGAGAGATTGTAAAAGGTGGAGCCGATAAATCTTATGGAATAGAAGTTGCAAGATTAGCAGGGTTACCAAGAGAAATTCTAGATAGAGCAAAAGAGATGCTAAGAGTTTTAGAAACTAGAAAAATGATAATAGAAAGAAAAGTAAAAAAAGAACAATTAATATTATTTGGAGAATTTGAACCTGAAATAAAAGAGGAACCTATAAAAAAAGAAGAAGAAAATATTATACAGCTAGAAAATGAGGAAAAAATAGTATTACGTCTTTTAAGAGAGGCTGAACTGGATAAAATGACACCACTTGATGCCTTTTTAAAGTTAAATGAATTGAAACGTATTTTAAACTAG
- the dusB gene encoding tRNA dihydrouridine synthase DusB yields MKIYIAPLAGVTDYTFRGILDDYKPDLMFTEMVSINALEMENEKTLNQILRIRDGEAVQIFGKDVEKMVYSAKYITEKLGVKHIDVNAGCPVNKIIKNGYGAALLEDPDQIKRILCEIREAIPEDVDLSLKTRVGYKGLKQHKLVGKIAEEAGCKHITIHGRTREQMYSGTANWDLIKEVKESVNIEVIGNGDIFTAEDAYERVKHSGVDGIMLARGICGNPWLIQQIREKFETGDVITEVTPEMRLDMAIRHALQGKLDNPNKKFLFELRKHLCWYLKGIRNGAALKGAINQIESYDELIALLERAKENLK; encoded by the coding sequence ATGAAGATATATATTGCTCCTTTAGCAGGAGTTACAGATTATACATTTAGAGGAATTTTAGATGATTATAAACCAGATTTGATGTTTACAGAGATGGTTAGTATAAATGCGTTAGAGATGGAAAATGAAAAGACTTTAAATCAGATTTTAAGAATAAGAGATGGTGAAGCTGTTCAAATCTTTGGTAAAGATGTAGAAAAGATGGTTTATAGTGCAAAGTATATAACAGAAAAGTTAGGTGTAAAGCATATAGATGTAAATGCAGGGTGTCCAGTAAATAAGATTATAAAAAATGGATATGGTGCAGCCTTATTAGAGGATCCTGATCAAATAAAAAGAATTTTATGTGAAATAAGAGAAGCTATACCTGAAGATGTAGATTTATCTTTAAAAACTAGAGTAGGTTATAAAGGATTAAAGCAACATAAACTAGTAGGTAAAATAGCTGAAGAAGCTGGATGTAAACATATTACAATTCACGGGAGAACAAGAGAGCAGATGTACAGTGGAACTGCAAACTGGGACCTTATAAAAGAAGTGAAAGAAAGTGTTAATATAGAGGTCATTGGAAATGGAGATATATTCACAGCAGAAGATGCTTATGAAAGAGTTAAGCATTCAGGAGTTGATGGAATAATGTTAGCTAGAGGAATATGTGGAAATCCATGGTTAATACAGCAGATTAGAGAAAAGTTTGAAACAGGAGATGTTATAACGGAAGTTACTCCAGAGATGAGATTAGATATGGCAATCAGACATGCGCTTCAAGGGAAATTAGATAATCCAAATAAAAAGTTTTTATTTGAGCTTAGAAAACACCTTTGTTGGTATTTAAAAGGAATAAGAAATGGAGCAGCATTAAAGGGAGCGATAAATCAAATAGAAAGCTATGACGAATTAATAGCACTATTAGAAAGAGCTAAGGAAAATTTAAAATAA
- the tsaD gene encoding tRNA (adenosine(37)-N6)-threonylcarbamoyltransferase complex transferase subunit TsaD: MIILGIETSCDETSIAVLKDGKEVLSNNISSQIDIHKEYGGVVPEIASRHHIKNIATILEESLEEAKITMDDVDYIAVTYAPGLIGALLVGISFAKGLAYGHDIPLIPVHHIKAHIYGNFIEHNIELPCIALVVSGGHTNIVYIDEKHNFINLGATLDDAVGESYDKVARVMGIGYPGGPIVDKLYYKGNKEALKIPEPKVDGYDFSFSGIKTSVINAVNKARMKGEEFKPEDLSASFQEKVVDILCKKTLKAAQDKGVKQIVIAGGVAANSLLRSELSLRASKIGIKVNYPSMTYCTDNAAMIAEAAYYKLKYGKEPIFADLTLNGKATLDIMKD; encoded by the coding sequence ATGATTATATTAGGAATAGAAACATCTTGCGATGAAACATCGATAGCTGTTTTAAAAGATGGGAAAGAAGTTTTATCTAATAATATTTCTTCTCAAATAGATATACATAAAGAATATGGAGGAGTTGTTCCTGAAATTGCTTCAAGACACCATATTAAAAATATAGCTACAATTTTAGAAGAGAGTTTAGAAGAAGCTAAAATAACGATGGATGATGTAGATTACATAGCTGTAACATATGCACCTGGATTAATAGGAGCCTTACTTGTGGGAATATCTTTTGCAAAAGGATTGGCATATGGACACGATATTCCTTTAATTCCAGTTCATCATATAAAAGCTCACATTTACGGGAATTTTATTGAACATAATATAGAATTACCGTGTATAGCTTTAGTAGTATCAGGAGGACATACAAATATAGTATATATAGATGAAAAACATAATTTTATAAATTTAGGAGCGACTTTAGATGATGCAGTTGGAGAAAGCTATGATAAAGTTGCAAGAGTTATGGGGATCGGATATCCAGGTGGACCAATTGTTGATAAGCTTTATTATAAGGGTAATAAAGAGGCTTTAAAAATACCAGAACCTAAAGTGGATGGATATGATTTTAGTTTTTCAGGAATTAAAACATCAGTTATAAACGCTGTAAATAAAGCCAGAATGAAGGGAGAAGAGTTTAAACCTGAAGATTTATCAGCTTCATTCCAAGAGAAGGTAGTAGATATACTTTGTAAGAAAACATTAAAGGCTGCTCAAGATAAAGGAGTTAAACAAATTGTAATAGCAGGTGGAGTTGCAGCAAACTCTTTATTAAGAAGTGAATTGAGTTTAAGAGCAAGTAAGATAGGGATAAAGGTGAACTATCCATCTATGACTTATTGTACTGATAATGCAGCAATGATAGCTGAAGCAGCATATTATAAATTAAAATATGGAAAAGAACCAATTTTTGCAGATTTAACATTAAATGGAAAAGCAACATTAGATATAATGAAAGATTAA
- the pflA gene encoding pyruvate formate-lyase-activating protein: MKKGFIHSHESFGTVDGPGIRYVVFTQGCPLRCKYCHNCDTWKREDAKFLETPEQTFLEICRYKNFIKTGGVTVTGGDPLTQPEYVKELLRLCKQEGIHTAIDTSGYLFNDKVKEALEYADLVLLDIKSIDPVQYKELTGVELEPTLQFAKYLKEIGKPMWVRHVVVPGITDNDELLGKLADYLKDFDNLEKVEVLPYHSLGEYKWQKIGMDYPLKGVEQLSAERFENAKNIFKSRGLSVK; this comes from the coding sequence ATGAAAAAGGGATTTATTCACTCACACGAGAGTTTTGGAACTGTAGATGGACCAGGTATTAGATATGTAGTGTTTACTCAAGGATGTCCTTTAAGATGTAAATACTGTCATAATTGTGATACTTGGAAAAGAGAGGATGCAAAATTCTTGGAAACTCCTGAACAAACTTTCTTAGAGATCTGTAGATATAAAAACTTTATTAAAACAGGAGGAGTAACGGTGACCGGTGGAGATCCGTTAACTCAACCTGAATATGTAAAGGAGCTATTGAGACTTTGTAAACAAGAAGGTATACATACAGCAATTGATACTTCAGGGTATTTATTTAATGATAAGGTTAAAGAAGCTTTGGAGTACGCAGATCTTGTTTTACTAGATATAAAATCAATTGATCCAGTACAATATAAAGAGTTAACTGGTGTTGAATTAGAACCAACACTTCAGTTTGCAAAGTATTTAAAGGAGATTGGAAAACCAATGTGGGTAAGACATGTTGTCGTACCTGGAATCACTGATAATGATGAATTATTAGGGAAATTAGCTGATTACCTAAAAGATTTTGATAATCTTGAAAAAGTAGAAGTTTTACCATATCACTCTTTAGGTGAATATAAATGGCAAAAGATTGGAATGGATTATCCTTTAAAAGGAGTTGAACAGCTTTCGGCTGAGAGATTTGAAAATGCAAAGAATATATTTAAAAGTAGAGGTTTATCAGTTAAATAG
- the pflB gene encoding formate C-acetyltransferase, with the protein MENLQSYWSDFKGNLWKKEINVRDFIQNNYTPYTGDESFLVGATENTKAVWSKLTEMFKEEIARGVYDAETRTPQSITTYGPGYISKDNESIVGLQTDAPLKRGIYPKGGLRMVENSLNAYGYEIDPITKEIFTKYRKTHNEGVFSAYTDDMKAVRKSGIVTGLPDAYGRGRIIGDYRRVALYGVDRLIEERKFELKKAEAPELTEEIIRKREEITEQINALKAFVKMCASYGFDVTKPATNAKEAVQWVYFAYLAATKDQDGAAMSVGRTATFLDIYIEKDLAKGLITESEAQDLIDQFIIKLRIIRFLRTPEYNDLFSGDPTWVTEALGGEGVDGRTLVSKTAFRYLNTLYNLGPAPEPNLTVLWSQKSPANWKSFCAKVSIDTSAIQYENDDLMRPELGDDYGIACCVSPMKIGKQMQFFGARVNLPKALLYAINGGRDEKSGAQVAPKFEGITSEYLDFDEVMEKYDLVLKWLAGVYINALKVIHYMHDKYSYEAFEMALHDVEVLRTQASGIAGLSIVADSLAAIRDAKVRVIRDERGIAVDFVREGEYVAFGNNDDNTDKLAVEIMEKFMNYIRTHETYRNSKATQSILTITSNVVYGKKTGTTPCGRPAGTPFSPGANPMNGRDTRGAVAALASVAKLPFHHAEDGISYTFAITPGALGKSREERVENLVGLMDGYFTADGGQHLNVNVFDRALLEDAMANPEKYPQLTIRVSGYAVNFVRLTKEQQLDVISRTINGNM; encoded by the coding sequence ATGGAAAACTTACAATCTTACTGGTCAGATTTCAAAGGAAACTTATGGAAGAAAGAAATCAATGTTAGAGATTTCATTCAGAACAACTACACACCATACACTGGGGATGAGTCATTCTTAGTTGGAGCTACTGAAAATACAAAAGCTGTTTGGTCAAAGTTAACAGAAATGTTCAAAGAAGAGATTGCAAGAGGTGTTTATGATGCAGAAACTAGAACTCCTCAATCAATAACTACTTATGGACCTGGATACATTTCAAAGGATAACGAGTCAATCGTAGGACTACAAACAGATGCACCATTAAAGAGAGGAATCTATCCAAAAGGTGGATTAAGAATGGTTGAGAACTCTTTAAATGCATATGGATATGAAATTGATCCAATAACAAAAGAGATTTTTACAAAATACAGAAAAACTCACAACGAAGGAGTTTTCTCAGCATATACAGATGATATGAAAGCTGTAAGAAAATCAGGAATCGTAACTGGATTACCAGATGCTTACGGAAGAGGAAGAATAATCGGAGACTACAGAAGAGTAGCTCTATACGGAGTAGATAGATTAATCGAAGAGAGAAAATTCGAATTAAAGAAAGCTGAAGCTCCAGAATTAACTGAAGAAATCATCAGAAAAAGAGAAGAAATAACAGAGCAAATTAACGCGTTAAAAGCATTTGTTAAAATGTGTGCTTCTTACGGATTTGACGTAACTAAGCCAGCTACAAACGCAAAAGAAGCTGTACAATGGGTATACTTTGCATACTTAGCAGCTACAAAGGATCAAGATGGAGCAGCAATGTCAGTTGGAAGAACTGCAACATTCTTAGATATCTATATTGAGAAAGATTTAGCAAAAGGATTAATTACAGAGAGCGAAGCTCAAGATTTAATCGACCAATTTATCATAAAATTAAGAATTATCAGATTCTTAAGAACTCCAGAGTACAATGATTTATTCTCAGGAGATCCAACTTGGGTAACTGAAGCTTTAGGAGGAGAAGGAGTAGATGGAAGAACTTTAGTTTCTAAAACAGCGTTCAGATATTTAAATACTCTTTACAACTTAGGACCAGCTCCAGAGCCAAACTTAACAGTATTATGGTCACAAAAATCTCCAGCAAACTGGAAAAGTTTCTGTGCTAAAGTTTCAATAGATACATCAGCAATCCAATACGAAAATGATGATTTAATGAGACCTGAGCTAGGAGACGACTATGGAATCGCATGTTGTGTTTCTCCAATGAAAATAGGAAAGCAAATGCAATTCTTCGGAGCTAGAGTAAACTTACCAAAAGCTTTATTATATGCTATCAACGGTGGAAGAGATGAGAAATCAGGAGCACAAGTAGCACCTAAATTCGAAGGAATCACTTCTGAGTACTTAGATTTTGATGAAGTAATGGAAAAATATGACTTAGTATTAAAATGGTTAGCAGGAGTATATATTAATGCTCTAAAAGTTATCCACTACATGCACGATAAATATTCTTATGAGGCATTTGAAATGGCTCTTCATGATGTAGAAGTTTTAAGAACTCAAGCATCAGGAATTGCAGGATTATCAATCGTTGCTGACTCATTAGCAGCTATTAGAGATGCAAAAGTAAGAGTAATCAGAGACGAGAGAGGAATCGCTGTTGACTTCGTAAGAGAAGGAGAATACGTAGCATTCGGAAACAACGATGATAATACAGATAAGTTAGCAGTTGAAATAATGGAGAAATTCATGAACTACATCAGAACTCATGAGACTTACAGAAATTCAAAAGCTACACAATCAATCTTAACGATAACTTCAAACGTAGTTTATGGAAAGAAAACAGGAACTACTCCTTGTGGAAGACCAGCAGGAACTCCATTCTCTCCAGGAGCTAACCCAATGAACGGAAGAGATACAAGAGGAGCAGTAGCAGCACTTGCTTCAGTAGCTAAGTTACCATTCCACCATGCAGAAGATGGAATTTCTTACACATTTGCTATAACTCCAGGAGCTTTAGGAAAATCTAGAGAAGAAAGAGTAGAAAACTTAGTAGGATTAATGGATGGATACTTCACAGCTGATGGAGGACAACACTTAAATGTTAACGTATTTGATAGAGCGTTATTAGAGGATGCAATGGCTAACCCTGAGAAATACCCTCAATTAACAATCAGAGTATCTGGATACGCAGTTAACTTTGTAAGATTAACAAAAGAGCAACAATTAGACGTTATATCAAGAACAATTAACGGAAATATGTAA
- a CDS encoding lysophospholipid acyltransferase family protein, giving the protein MLTLLKVTLVALLNFMYLTLFKASKIKKMSKDKAPFAARKELKKLSERIVKAAKINLEVVYLDEAAYKKMKLDDGIVVVANHSSNLDIPVIVTALSIPVGFVAKKEMENWPFYSMWMKMSNCIFLDRSNPREGIKSIRKAVEIVKQGYPTVIFPEGERTLTGEVGNFKKGSFKLATETNGIILPLTIDGTFFVQNRKSILMKPNRKVRLTVGKPIDLRKINQENSKNISEIVRELVVKEIE; this is encoded by the coding sequence ATGTTAACATTATTAAAAGTTACATTAGTAGCACTACTAAATTTTATGTATTTAACGTTATTTAAAGCTAGTAAGATAAAAAAGATGTCTAAAGATAAAGCTCCATTTGCTGCAAGAAAAGAGTTGAAAAAACTTTCTGAAAGAATAGTAAAGGCAGCTAAAATAAATTTAGAAGTAGTATATCTAGATGAGGCAGCATACAAAAAAATGAAGTTAGATGATGGAATAGTAGTAGTAGCAAATCATTCAAGTAATTTAGATATACCTGTTATAGTTACAGCTTTAAGTATTCCCGTAGGCTTTGTTGCTAAAAAAGAGATGGAAAACTGGCCTTTTTATTCAATGTGGATGAAAATGAGTAATTGTATATTTTTAGATAGATCAAATCCAAGAGAGGGAATAAAAAGCATAAGAAAAGCAGTGGAAATAGTAAAGCAAGGGTATCCAACTGTAATATTTCCAGAAGGAGAAAGAACTTTAACAGGAGAAGTAGGAAATTTCAAAAAAGGAAGCTTCAAATTAGCTACAGAAACTAATGGAATTATTTTACCGTTAACAATAGATGGAACCTTTTTTGTTCAAAATAGAAAAAGTATTTTAATGAAGCCAAATAGAAAAGTTAGATTAACTGTAGGAAAACCGATAGATTTGAGAAAAATAAACCAAGAAAATAGCAAAAACATTAGTGAGATTGTTCGAGAATTGGTAGTTAAAGAGATAGAGTAG
- a CDS encoding regulatory protein RecX, translating into MKLKRLLKNKYLFENGLSIGLNNEIVNKYDLKRREELSHEEYLQVLELAALSTSYYYLAKRDYTKKEIYNKLLQKYWEKNPIVKVIKRLEEVGYIDDKEFAISYVKTKKCGKKKIIYDLKLKGITSEVIEEALSFYEEEDELEELSRAWDKLGEKEEQKKIASLMRKGFSYGDIKRVIIKKREEEC; encoded by the coding sequence TTGAAGCTGAAGAGATTACTGAAGAATAAGTATCTCTTTGAAAATGGATTGAGTATAGGTCTAAATAACGAAATAGTAAACAAATATGATTTAAAAAGGAGAGAGGAGCTATCTCACGAGGAATACTTACAAGTGTTAGAGTTAGCTGCTCTCTCTACTTCATATTATTATTTAGCTAAAAGAGATTATACTAAAAAAGAGATATATAATAAATTATTACAAAAATATTGGGAAAAAAATCCAATAGTAAAAGTTATAAAAAGATTAGAAGAAGTTGGTTATATTGATGATAAAGAATTTGCTATATCATATGTAAAGACTAAAAAATGTGGTAAGAAAAAAATAATATATGATTTGAAATTAAAAGGAATAACTTCTGAAGTTATAGAAGAAGCACTAAGTTTTTATGAAGAAGAGGATGAGTTAGAAGAATTATCTAGAGCTTGGGATAAACTAGGAGAAAAAGAGGAGCAAAAAAAAATAGCCTCTCTTATGAGAAAAGGGTTTTCATATGGCGATATAAAAAGAGTTATAATCAAAAAAAGGGAGGAAGAATGTTAA
- the recA gene encoding recombinase RecA, whose amino-acid sequence MAKKSVDTTTDKSKALETALKQIRKDFGEGSIMKLGENQGMNIEVIPTGSINLDLALGLGGVPRGRIIEVYGAESSGKTTIALHIVAQAQKMGGVAAFIDAEHALDPVYAKALGVDVEELLISQPDFGEQALEIADMLVRSGAIDVIVVDSVAALVPKAEIDGEMSDQQMGLQARLMSKALRKLTGSINKSKTTMIFINQVRDKIGGFSFGPQTTTTGGKALKFYSSVRMEVKRVGSVKQGEEVIGNETVVKVTKNKVAPPFKEAKFQIMYGKGISRVGEILDMALDNDIVAKSGAWFSFGDIRLGQGKENVKARLETEPELLAAIEEKINQLLEKNTIVLHTSEGEEVEAEEITEE is encoded by the coding sequence ATGGCAAAAAAATCAGTAGATACAACAACAGATAAGTCAAAAGCTTTAGAAACAGCATTAAAACAGATAAGAAAAGATTTTGGAGAAGGATCAATAATGAAACTTGGAGAAAATCAAGGTATGAATATTGAAGTTATTCCAACAGGAAGTATAAATTTAGATTTAGCTCTTGGTTTAGGAGGAGTTCCTAGAGGAAGAATTATAGAAGTATATGGTGCAGAGAGTTCAGGAAAAACAACAATAGCATTACATATAGTAGCTCAAGCACAAAAAATGGGAGGAGTAGCTGCATTTATAGATGCTGAACATGCTCTAGACCCAGTATATGCAAAAGCTTTAGGTGTAGACGTAGAAGAGTTATTAATTTCACAGCCAGATTTTGGAGAGCAAGCGTTAGAGATTGCAGATATGTTAGTTAGATCAGGAGCAATTGATGTTATAGTTGTTGACTCTGTAGCAGCTTTAGTTCCAAAGGCAGAGATTGATGGAGAGATGTCAGACCAACAAATGGGACTTCAAGCTAGATTAATGTCAAAAGCTTTAAGAAAATTAACAGGTTCTATAAATAAATCAAAAACAACAATGATATTTATAAACCAAGTTAGAGATAAAATTGGTGGATTTAGTTTTGGACCTCAGACAACTACAACAGGTGGAAAAGCTCTTAAATTCTATTCTTCAGTAAGAATGGAAGTTAAAAGAGTTGGAAGTGTAAAACAAGGTGAAGAAGTTATAGGTAATGAAACAGTAGTAAAAGTTACAAAAAATAAGGTAGCTCCTCCATTTAAAGAAGCTAAATTCCAAATTATGTATGGTAAGGGGATTTCTAGAGTAGGAGAAATTTTAGATATGGCCTTAGATAATGATATAGTTGCAAAATCTGGAGCTTGGTTCAGCTTTGGTGATATTAGACTAGGTCAAGGAAAAGAAAATGTAAAGGCTAGATTAGAAACTGAGCCAGAATTATTAGCAGCAATTGAAGAGAAAATAAACCAACTTCTAGAAAAAAATACAATAGTACTACATACATCAGAGGGAGAAGAAGTTGAAGCTGAAGAGATTACTGAAGAATAA